The Pseudomonas triclosanedens genome has a window encoding:
- a CDS encoding DUF2065 domain-containing protein: MWQELGKAFCLLLVLEGILPFLYPRGWRDAVSGLGRLDDRRLRLIGLGSMLLGTVLLYCIH; encoded by the coding sequence ATGTGGCAGGAACTCGGCAAAGCGTTCTGTCTGTTACTGGTGCTGGAAGGCATCCTTCCATTCCTGTATCCGCGTGGCTGGCGGGACGCTGTGAGTGGGCTGGGTCGCCTCGACGACCGCAGGCTCAGACTCATCGGGCTGGGCAGCATGTTGCTCGGTACCGTTCTTCTTTACTGCATTCATTGA
- the hflC gene encoding protease modulator HflC, with translation MSNKSLIALIAAVVAAVALWSSIYVVQQTERAVLLRFGRVVDADVKPGLHFKIPYVNQVRKFDGRLLTLDSPTQRFLTLEKKAVMVDAYAKWRVSDAERFYTATSGMKQIADERLSRRLEAGLRDQFGKRTLHEVVSGERDALMGDITASLNRMAQKELGIEVIDVRVKAIDLPKEVNRSVFERMSTEREREAREHRAKGRELAEGIRADADRQRRVLLAEAYRESEETRGDGDAKAAAIYAKAYSADPEFYAFTRSLKAYRESFADKKDVLVLDPSNDFFRYLEKAKP, from the coding sequence ATGAGTAACAAGTCTCTGATTGCCCTGATCGCCGCCGTCGTTGCCGCGGTTGCGCTGTGGAGCAGCATCTATGTCGTTCAGCAGACCGAGCGCGCCGTGCTGCTGCGCTTCGGTCGCGTGGTCGACGCCGACGTCAAGCCGGGCCTGCACTTCAAGATTCCGTACGTCAACCAGGTGCGCAAGTTCGACGGCCGTCTGCTGACTCTGGACTCGCCGACCCAGCGTTTCCTGACGTTGGAGAAGAAAGCGGTGATGGTCGATGCCTACGCCAAATGGCGCGTCTCCGATGCCGAGCGCTTCTATACCGCGACTTCCGGCATGAAGCAGATCGCCGATGAGCGTCTGTCTCGCCGCCTGGAGGCCGGTCTGCGCGACCAGTTCGGCAAACGCACCTTGCATGAAGTGGTTTCCGGTGAGCGTGACGCGCTCATGGGGGATATCACTGCTTCGCTGAACCGCATGGCGCAAAAGGAACTGGGTATCGAGGTCATCGATGTTCGCGTCAAGGCCATCGACCTGCCGAAGGAAGTGAATCGCAGCGTGTTCGAGCGCATGAGCACCGAGCGTGAGCGGGAAGCCCGCGAGCATCGCGCGAAAGGGCGTGAACTGGCCGAAGGTATCCGCGCGGACGCCGACCGTCAGCGTCGTGTACTGCTGGCCGAGGCTTATCGCGAGTCGGAAGAAACCCGGGGTGACGGTGATGCCAAGGCTGCGGCAATTTACGCCAAGGCCTACAGTGCCGATCCGGAGTTCTACGCTTTCACCCGCAGCCTCAAGGCTTACCGCGAGAGCTTCGCGGACAAGAAGGACGTGCTGGTGCTCGACCCCAGCAACGATTTCTTCCGCTATCTGGAAAAAGCTAAACCCTAA
- the hflK gene encoding FtsH protease activity modulator HflK gives MAWNEPGDNSNKNDQDPWGGRRGGGRQGPPDLDEAFRKLQDSLNGIFGKPKRGSGTGGGGSKGGTLGLFGIGLAILGVLWLYNAIYVVDEQEQAVILRFGKYYETVGPGLNIYFPPIDKKFQENVTRERAYSKQGQMLTEDENIVEVPLTVQYKVSNLQDFVLNVDQPEVSLQQATESALRHVAGSTTMDQILTEGREQMATEVRERLQRFMDTYKTGIAVTQVNIQSAAAPREVQEAFDDVIRAREDEQREKNQAEAYANGVVPEARGQAQRIIEEANGYRDEVVSRAQGEADRFSKLAGEYRKAPEVTRERLYLDAMQDVLSQSSKVLVTGQQGQNNLIYLPLDKMMDGRGSAAPSTTPGTTSSTQDIGSRVANDLQQRDMRTRESR, from the coding sequence ATGGCTTGGAACGAGCCGGGTGACAACTCGAACAAGAACGATCAGGACCCGTGGGGTGGACGCCGTGGTGGCGGCCGCCAGGGCCCGCCTGATCTGGATGAGGCCTTTCGCAAGCTGCAGGACAGCCTGAACGGTATTTTCGGCAAACCCAAACGCGGTAGCGGCACCGGTGGCGGTGGCAGCAAGGGCGGTACTCTGGGACTGTTCGGTATCGGACTGGCGATCCTCGGCGTACTGTGGCTGTACAACGCCATCTATGTGGTGGACGAGCAGGAGCAGGCGGTGATCCTGCGCTTCGGCAAGTACTACGAGACCGTGGGGCCGGGCCTGAATATCTACTTCCCGCCGATCGACAAGAAGTTTCAGGAGAACGTGACCCGCGAGCGTGCATACAGCAAGCAGGGCCAGATGCTCACCGAGGACGAGAATATCGTGGAGGTTCCGCTGACCGTGCAGTACAAGGTCAGCAACCTGCAGGATTTCGTGCTCAACGTCGACCAGCCCGAGGTGAGCCTGCAGCAGGCCACCGAGAGCGCGCTGCGTCACGTCGCGGGCTCGACCACGATGGACCAGATCCTCACCGAAGGTCGTGAGCAGATGGCTACCGAGGTGCGCGAGCGGCTGCAGCGCTTCATGGATACCTACAAGACCGGCATCGCCGTGACTCAGGTGAATATCCAGAGCGCCGCCGCGCCGCGAGAGGTGCAGGAAGCGTTCGACGACGTGATCCGTGCCCGCGAAGACGAGCAGCGCGAGAAGAACCAGGCCGAAGCCTATGCCAATGGTGTCGTGCCTGAGGCTCGTGGTCAGGCCCAGCGCATCATCGAGGAAGCCAACGGCTACCGTGATGAGGTCGTGTCTCGCGCCCAGGGTGAGGCGGATCGCTTCAGCAAGCTGGCGGGTGAGTACCGCAAGGCGCCCGAGGTTACTCGTGAGCGTCTGTATCTGGACGCCATGCAGGACGTTCTGAGCCAGAGCAGCAAGGTGCTGGTGACCGGGCAGCAGGGTCAGAACAATCTGATCTACCTGCCGCTGGACAAGATGATGGATGGCCGTGGTTCGGCAGCCCCAAGCACCACGCCAGGCACGACCAGCAGCACGCAAGACATCGGTTCGCGGGTGGCCAACGACCTGCAGCAGCGTGACATGCGTACCAGGGAGAGCCGCTGA
- the hflX gene encoding ribosome rescue GTPase HflX, which translates to MFFERPGGGERAILVHLEGQDPEAREDPQEFQELARSAGAESVAFVNISRHQPSAKYLIGSGKVEELHDLVHAEKVELIIFNHTLTPSQERNLERALECRVLDRTGLILDIFAQRARTHEGKLQVELAQLEHMSTRLVRGWTHLERQKGGIGLRGPGETQLETDRRLLRVRIRQIKQRLEKVRSQREQARRGRRRAEIPSVSLVGYTNAGKSTLFNALTTSEVYAANQLFATLDPTLRRLELDDIGPIILADTVGFIRHLPHKLVEAFRATLEESSNSDLLLHVIDSHEPERDAQIEQVLAVLQEIGANELPMLEVYNKIDLLQDMDPWIQRDEFGKPVRVWVSARESRGLDLIEQAISELLGEDLFVGTLCLPQRLGRLRAQFFELGAVQSEGHDEEGRAVLQVRLPRVELNRLVSREGWQPAEFIAQHTLQ; encoded by the coding sequence TTGTTCTTTGAGCGCCCGGGCGGTGGGGAACGGGCCATTCTGGTCCATCTGGAAGGTCAGGACCCCGAGGCGCGCGAAGACCCGCAGGAGTTCCAGGAGCTGGCGCGTTCGGCGGGCGCGGAGTCTGTAGCGTTCGTAAACATTTCGCGCCATCAGCCTTCAGCCAAGTACCTGATCGGCAGCGGCAAGGTCGAAGAGTTGCACGACCTGGTCCATGCCGAGAAGGTCGAGCTGATCATCTTCAATCACACCCTCACTCCGAGTCAGGAGCGCAACCTCGAGCGAGCGCTCGAATGCCGTGTGCTCGACCGGACGGGGTTGATCCTCGACATCTTCGCCCAGCGTGCTCGTACACACGAGGGCAAGCTGCAGGTGGAGCTTGCCCAGCTCGAGCACATGAGTACGCGCCTCGTGCGCGGATGGACTCACCTTGAGCGCCAGAAGGGCGGTATCGGCTTGCGCGGTCCGGGTGAAACCCAACTGGAAACCGACCGCCGTTTGCTGCGGGTGCGCATCCGGCAGATCAAGCAGCGCCTGGAAAAGGTCCGCAGTCAGCGCGAGCAGGCTCGTCGCGGTCGTCGCCGTGCGGAAATCCCGTCGGTCTCTCTGGTCGGCTACACCAACGCCGGCAAGTCCACGCTGTTCAACGCGTTGACCACTTCCGAGGTATACGCGGCCAACCAGTTGTTCGCTACCCTCGATCCGACCTTGCGCCGGCTGGAGCTGGACGATATCGGGCCGATAATTCTGGCTGACACCGTAGGCTTCATTCGCCATCTGCCGCACAAGCTGGTAGAGGCGTTTCGGGCTACCTTGGAAGAGTCGAGCAATTCGGACCTGCTGCTGCACGTCATCGACTCTCACGAGCCGGAGCGCGATGCTCAGATCGAGCAGGTGCTGGCGGTGCTGCAGGAAATCGGCGCCAACGAGTTGCCGATGCTCGAGGTCTACAACAAGATCGACCTGTTGCAGGACATGGATCCGTGGATTCAGCGTGACGAATTCGGCAAGCCCGTTCGGGTCTGGGTGTCGGCGCGTGAGTCCCGTGGGCTGGACTTGATCGAGCAGGCGATCTCCGAGTTGCTGGGCGAGGACCTGTTCGTTGGGACGCTCTGCCTGCCACAACGCCTGGGGCGGCTTCGTGCTCAGTTCTTCGAACTGGGCGCGGTACAGTCCGAGGGGCATGATGAAGAAGGGCGCGCTGTGTTGCAGGTCCGCCTGCCGCGTGTCGAGTTGAACCGCCTGGTCAGTCGAGAAGGCTGGCAGCCGGCGGAGTTCATTGCGCAACACACTTTGCAATAA
- the hfq gene encoding RNA chaperone Hfq, translated as MSKGHSLQDPYLNTLRKERVPVSIYLVNGIKLQGQIESFDQFVILLKNTVSQMVYKHAISTVVPSRPVRLPSGDQPAEPGNV; from the coding sequence ATGTCAAAAGGGCATTCGCTACAAGACCCTTACCTCAATACCCTGCGGAAAGAACGCGTACCGGTTTCCATTTATCTGGTCAACGGCATCAAGCTGCAGGGCCAGATCGAATCGTTCGACCAGTTCGTCATCCTGCTGAAGAACACTGTCAGCCAGATGGTCTACAAGCACGCGATCTCTACCGTTGTTCCCAGCCGTCCGGTGCGTCTGCCCAGCGGTGACCAACCGGCAGAGCCGGGTAACGTTTGA
- the miaA gene encoding tRNA (adenosine(37)-N6)-dimethylallyltransferase MiaA, with amino-acid sequence MSSLPPAIFLMGPTAAGKTDLALELARLLPVELISVDSALIYRDMDIGTAKPSRELLAEFPHRLIDIRDPSESYSAAEFRADALAAMAEITAAGRIPLLVGGTMLYFKALLEGLADMPGADPAVRAELEAWAAADGWAALHAELARVDPESAARIHPNDPQRLVRALEVHRVSGMSMSEHRRRQASENAGFGAQGGGQLPYTVAHLAIAPLQRQVLHARIAQRFRQMLEQGFVAEVEALRSRSDLHAGLPSIRAVGYRQVWDYLEGKLSYSEMEERGVIAARQLAKRQFTWLRSWSHLHWLDSMADDNLPRALKYLEAVSI; translated from the coding sequence ATGTCCTCCCTGCCTCCCGCGATTTTCCTCATGGGCCCCACTGCCGCCGGCAAGACCGACCTGGCCCTGGAGCTGGCGCGCCTGTTGCCTGTCGAGTTGATCAGCGTCGATTCGGCGCTGATCTACCGGGACATGGATATCGGCACCGCCAAGCCCTCGCGCGAGCTGCTGGCGGAGTTTCCGCACCGTCTCATCGATATCCGCGACCCCAGCGAAAGCTATTCGGCGGCCGAATTCCGTGCCGACGCCCTGGCGGCGATGGCTGAGATCACCGCTGCCGGCCGCATTCCTCTGTTGGTCGGCGGCACCATGTTGTATTTCAAGGCATTGCTGGAAGGCCTTGCCGACATGCCCGGCGCGGACCCCGCCGTGCGCGCGGAGCTGGAGGCCTGGGCGGCCGCAGATGGTTGGGCCGCCCTGCACGCGGAGCTTGCGCGAGTAGACCCTGAGTCGGCTGCGCGCATCCATCCGAACGATCCGCAGCGCCTTGTCAGGGCGTTGGAAGTCCATCGCGTCAGCGGCATGTCCATGAGCGAACATCGACGTCGGCAGGCGAGTGAAAATGCGGGGTTCGGCGCGCAAGGCGGTGGGCAATTGCCGTATACTGTCGCTCACCTGGCGATCGCGCCTCTGCAGCGCCAGGTACTGCACGCGCGTATCGCGCAACGATTTCGCCAGATGCTGGAACAGGGATTCGTCGCCGAGGTCGAAGCCCTGCGCTCGAGAAGTGACTTGCACGCCGGGCTGCCGTCTATACGGGCTGTTGGCTATCGACAGGTATGGGATTACCTCGAGGGCAAACTGTCCTACTCTGAAATGGAGGAGCGCGGCGTGATCGCCGCGCGGCAATTGGCCAAGCGCCAGTTCACCTGGCTGCGCAGCTGGAGCCATCTACACTGGTTGGACAGCATGGCGGATGACAATCTGCCGCGTGCCTTGAAATACCTTGAGGCGGTCTCCATATAG
- the mutL gene encoding DNA mismatch repair endonuclease MutL has protein sequence MSDARRIQLLSPRLANQIAAGEVVERPASVIKELLENCLDAGAKRIDVEVEQGGVKLLRVRDDGGGIPAEDLPLALARHATSKIRELEDLERVMSLGFRGEALASISSVSRLTLTSRTADAEQAWQVEVEGRDMEPTVQPAAHPVGTSIEVRDLFFNTPARRKFLRAEKTEFDHLQEVIKRLALARFDVAFHLRHNGKTVLSLHEARDEAARARRVGAVCSAGFLEQALPIEVERNGLHLWGWVGLPTFSRSQPDLQYFYVNGRMVRDKLVAHAVRQAYRDVLYNGRHPTFVLFFEVDPAVVDVNVHPTKHEVRFRDSRMVHDFLYGTLHRALAEVRPDDQLAPPGATTLTVPRPTGVAAGEFGPQGEMRLAETVLEAPAAARTWQSGSASGGASSGYGYPSARPEVPPLQEAQGAYQAYFAPLPEQAVSQPLPESSQDVPPLGYALAQLKGIYILAENAHGLVLVDMHAAHERITYERLKTAMASEGLRGQPLLVPESIAVSEREADCAEEHSSWFSRLGFELQRLGPETLAIRQIPALLKQAEATQLVRDVLADLLEYGTSDRIQAHLNELLGTMACHGAVRANRRLTLPEMNALLRDMETTERSGQCNHGRPTWTQLGLDELDKLFLRGR, from the coding sequence ATGAGTGACGCGCGCCGTATCCAGCTGCTCAGCCCGCGGCTGGCCAACCAGATAGCCGCCGGCGAGGTGGTCGAGCGGCCGGCCTCGGTTATCAAGGAGCTGCTGGAGAACTGCCTGGATGCCGGTGCCAAGCGCATTGACGTCGAGGTCGAACAGGGTGGTGTGAAGCTGCTTCGGGTGCGTGACGATGGCGGCGGCATTCCTGCCGAGGACCTGCCGCTGGCCCTGGCCCGCCACGCCACCAGCAAGATCCGCGAGCTGGAAGATCTGGAGCGGGTGATGAGCCTGGGCTTCCGTGGAGAAGCGCTGGCCTCGATCAGTTCCGTATCGCGCCTGACCCTGACCTCCCGCACCGCCGACGCCGAGCAGGCCTGGCAGGTGGAAGTCGAGGGGCGCGACATGGAGCCTACCGTGCAGCCGGCCGCCCATCCCGTGGGCACCAGCATCGAAGTGCGCGACCTGTTCTTCAATACTCCGGCTCGGCGCAAGTTCCTGCGGGCGGAGAAGACCGAGTTCGATCATCTGCAGGAAGTTATCAAGCGCCTGGCGCTGGCGCGTTTCGACGTGGCCTTCCATCTGCGCCACAACGGCAAGACCGTTCTTTCGCTGCACGAAGCCAGGGACGAAGCGGCTCGTGCCCGTCGCGTCGGAGCGGTGTGCAGCGCCGGTTTCCTCGAGCAGGCGCTGCCTATCGAGGTAGAGCGTAACGGCCTGCATCTGTGGGGCTGGGTCGGGCTGCCGACATTCTCGCGCAGCCAGCCGGACCTGCAGTACTTCTATGTGAATGGCCGCATGGTGCGCGACAAGCTGGTCGCTCACGCCGTGCGCCAGGCTTATCGCGACGTGCTGTACAACGGCCGCCATCCGACCTTCGTGCTGTTCTTCGAAGTCGACCCGGCGGTGGTGGACGTCAATGTGCACCCAACCAAGCATGAAGTGCGCTTCCGCGACAGCCGCATGGTGCATGACTTCCTCTACGGCACCCTGCATCGGGCTCTGGCCGAAGTGCGGCCGGACGATCAGCTCGCGCCGCCCGGCGCCACCACGCTGACGGTTCCGCGTCCCACGGGCGTCGCCGCCGGCGAGTTCGGGCCGCAGGGCGAGATGCGACTGGCGGAAACCGTGCTCGAAGCGCCGGCTGCGGCGCGTACCTGGCAGTCGGGCTCCGCCTCGGGGGGGGCTTCCTCCGGCTACGGCTACCCGTCGGCACGTCCGGAGGTTCCGCCGCTGCAGGAGGCCCAGGGCGCCTACCAGGCGTACTTCGCGCCGCTGCCGGAGCAGGCAGTGTCGCAGCCCTTGCCGGAGTCTAGCCAGGACGTACCGCCGCTGGGCTATGCGCTGGCGCAGTTGAAAGGCATCTACATCCTCGCCGAAAACGCCCACGGCCTGGTGCTGGTGGACATGCACGCCGCCCATGAGCGGATCACCTACGAGCGCCTGAAAACCGCGATGGCCAGTGAAGGCTTGCGCGGGCAGCCGTTGCTGGTGCCGGAGTCCATCGCTGTCAGCGAGCGTGAGGCTGACTGTGCGGAGGAGCATTCGAGCTGGTTCTCCAGGCTTGGTTTCGAGCTGCAGCGGCTCGGCCCGGAAACCCTGGCAATCCGCCAGATTCCCGCATTGCTCAAGCAGGCCGAGGCCACGCAACTGGTGCGCGACGTGCTCGCCGATCTCCTTGAGTACGGCACCAGCGATCGCATCCAGGCGCATCTCAACGAATTGCTGGGCACGATGGCCTGCCACGGCGCAGTGCGTGCCAATCGCCGCCTGACGCTGCCAGAGATGAACGCCCTGTTGCGCGACATGGAGACGACAGAGCGCAGTGGCCAGTGCAACCACGGTCGGCCGACCTGGACGCAACTGGGGCTGGATGAGCTGGATAAATTGTTCCTGCGCGGACGTTGA